A segment of the Lycium ferocissimum isolate CSIRO_LF1 chromosome 5, AGI_CSIRO_Lferr_CH_V1, whole genome shotgun sequence genome:
TGTATAGTTGGGAGAGCTTTCGGTAACAGAAATGGCATCAATGGTGCAATTTTTAATCCAAGAAGTGTGAATAGAAGTATGTCACAAGAGGACATAAAGAAATTGCCCTGTTTTGATTACAAAGTGGAAGGTGTGAGAGAGAGTACAAGCCCAGTGGATTGTGCTGTGTGTTTAGAGAATTTTAAGGTTGGTGAAAAGTGCAGGTTGTTGCCAAAGTGCAATCACAGTTTTCATGTTCAATGTATTGATTCTTGGTTAACAAAAACAGGTGCTTGTCCAATTTGTAGAGCAAGTGCTAAATCGCCAGTGGAAACAGAGGAACAAAGCAATAATGCTAGTGAAGTTGCACTTGAAATGA
Coding sequences within it:
- the LOC132055834 gene encoding uncharacterized protein LOC132055834, with amino-acid sequence MVMEIVVSVVLLLVGIAVLVFIHVCIVGRAFGNRNGINGAIFNPRSVNRSMSQEDIKKLPCFDYKVEGVRESTSPVDCAVCLENFKVLVQFVEQVLNRQWKQRNKAIMLVKLHLK